From the genome of SAR324 cluster bacterium, one region includes:
- a CDS encoding NADH-quinone oxidoreductase subunit M yields the protein MGLTSSIIFTPFLTALLVIAVPNDKWERIRWISLVGTGIHLVLSAVLTWKYCNIAFSDTIALRESLQTRLYLVERIPWFDSFGIQYLIGVDGISVAMIILTSIVIFTGVLASWNVQVRAKEFFVLLLVLVTGVFGVFVSFDLFLFFVFYELAVLPMYLLIGVWGTGPKEYSAMKLTLMLMGGSALILVGMLAVYHASGLNTFDLTKLATVSYDSAFQQWVFPVIFVGFGVLGALYPFHTWSPDGHASAPTAVSMLHAGVLMKLGGYGALRIGVYLLPQGAIQWGLFFMGLTTVNILYGALGAIMQKDLKYFTAYSSVSHCGFVLFGVASLNLMGFKGAVLQMFSHGIMTALFFALIGMVYGRTHTRMIHEMGGLAKVMPWLASCFYVAGLASLGLPGLAGFVAESHVFLGGFFGNEWTSPWATRLLTVLATMSIVVTAVYVLRGLAKVFQGPVVNQEFYHLSDATITEKISTGILVITLGIAGLFPFLLIDLIEASLMPLVNRLH from the coding sequence ATGGGCTTGACCAGTTCAATAATTTTTACTCCTTTTTTGACCGCACTTCTGGTGATCGCTGTTCCCAATGACAAATGGGAACGTATCCGCTGGATTTCTTTGGTTGGAACCGGAATACATCTGGTTTTAAGTGCTGTTCTAACCTGGAAATATTGCAATATTGCGTTTTCTGATACAATTGCCTTGAGAGAATCCCTGCAAACACGGTTGTATCTGGTTGAGCGGATTCCCTGGTTCGATTCATTTGGTATTCAATACCTGATTGGTGTTGACGGCATTTCAGTCGCAATGATCATCCTGACCTCCATAGTGATTTTTACAGGAGTCCTGGCAAGTTGGAATGTTCAGGTTCGAGCCAAAGAATTTTTTGTGCTTCTTTTAGTGCTGGTGACGGGTGTTTTTGGAGTGTTTGTCAGTTTTGATCTGTTTCTTTTTTTCGTATTTTATGAATTGGCTGTTTTACCCATGTATCTCCTGATTGGAGTTTGGGGAACAGGACCCAAAGAATATTCCGCAATGAAACTTACGTTGATGTTGATGGGCGGATCTGCGTTGATTCTTGTTGGCATGCTGGCTGTTTATCATGCCTCCGGTCTGAATACATTTGATCTTACCAAACTCGCAACGGTTTCATATGACAGTGCTTTTCAGCAGTGGGTGTTTCCTGTTATTTTTGTGGGATTCGGGGTACTTGGCGCATTGTATCCTTTTCATACATGGTCACCTGATGGTCATGCTTCAGCTCCAACCGCCGTTTCGATGCTGCATGCCGGAGTCCTGATGAAATTGGGCGGTTATGGCGCCTTAAGAATTGGTGTTTATCTTTTACCTCAGGGGGCAATCCAGTGGGGATTATTTTTCATGGGTCTGACTACTGTCAATATTCTTTATGGTGCCCTCGGTGCAATCATGCAGAAAGACCTGAAGTATTTTACCGCGTATTCCTCTGTGAGTCATTGTGGGTTTGTTCTGTTTGGTGTTGCCAGTCTCAATTTAATGGGATTTAAAGGTGCTGTGTTACAAATGTTCAGTCATGGAATTATGACTGCTTTGTTTTTTGCGTTAATTGGAATGGTTTACGGACGGACCCACACTCGAATGATCCATGAAATGGGTGGTCTTGCCAAAGTGATGCCCTGGTTGGCATCCTGTTTTTATGTTGCCGGACTTGCTTCTTTGGGATTGCCAGGATTGGCAGGCTTTGTTGCGGAATCACATGTTTTTTTAGGTGGATTTTTTGGAAATGAGTGGACATCCCCCTGGGCTACACGTTTGTTAACGGTGTTGGCTACCATGTCCATTGTGGTGACCGCTGTTTATGTTCTTCGTGGTTTAGCAAAAGTTTTTCAAGGGCCTGTTGTCAATCAGGAATTTTATCATTTAAGCGATGCGACAATCACTGAAAAAATAAGCACCGGCATCCTTGTCATAACTCTTGGCATTGCGGGTTTGTTTCCATTCTTGCTGATTGATCTGATAGAGGCCTCGTTGATGCCTCTGGTAAATCGTTTACATTAA